One part of the Candidatus Binatia bacterium genome encodes these proteins:
- a CDS encoding metal/formaldehyde-sensitive transcriptional repressor: MGHTILHKKPLLNRVRRIRGQLEAVERALVEERGCAEVMMTLSASRGAIHALMAELLEEHLYTHVVDPSAKSKRHEAAEEVVKVFRRSLR, translated from the coding sequence ATGGGCCACACGATCCTGCACAAGAAGCCACTCCTGAACCGCGTGCGCCGCATCCGCGGACAACTGGAAGCTGTGGAGCGCGCCCTGGTTGAAGAACGAGGGTGCGCGGAGGTCATGATGACTCTCTCCGCGAGCCGGGGCGCCATCCATGCACTCATGGCGGAGCTCCTCGAGGAGCACCTTTACACGCATGTCGTCGATCCGTCCGCCAAGTCGAAGCGACACGAGGCGGCTGAAGAAGTCGTGAAGGTCTTCCGAAGGAGTCTGCGGTGA
- a CDS encoding ATP-binding protein, translated as MRESEERFRIATQAGKIGVWDWDILADRILWSESLYTIYGVTPGKTHTIEDFRARVHPDDRDMVRSAIGNALEHDSPSELEYRAVRPDGKIVWLFINAKVIRSDGRPVRMVGSTLDITERKRVEIALRESEQRFVKAFSASPLCLTISSLATGKLLEVNEAFVAVTGYSRDEAIGRTTAELGVWVQPNEREEELTAVEAAGSLRNREYRFRMRNGQEITGLLSAEVIDVAGERCALTVIQDITDRTKYEEALRVADRRKDEFIATLAHELRNPLAPIRNGIELLKRAADDPVRNAEVLAMMDRQLAQMVRLVDDLLDVSRISRGKFELRTEPIELSKAVRNAVESCRPTMDSAGHHFVVSDPDETILVQADLARLSQVIANLLDNAAKYSPRGSTIRLSVESGPGEAVVRVRDNGIGIPTSMLPQVFEMFTRADTSLEKPQSGLGIGLTIVKRLVEMHGGSIEAHSEGEGKGSEFVVRLPRLGSSPAQEDSAFDATPDVTHCRVLVVDDNRDSAESMAMVLGAMGHETRIAYDGRQALASAESFQPDMILLDIGMPVMNGYEACRRIRELPWGRNVMVVAMTGWGHLQDRERSRNAGFDHHLTKPVDVASLQQLLADRTGSGSGAGAPSSA; from the coding sequence TTGCGCGAGAGCGAGGAGCGGTTTCGCATCGCGACGCAAGCAGGAAAAATCGGCGTCTGGGACTGGGACATCCTCGCCGACCGGATTCTATGGAGCGAATCGCTCTACACCATCTACGGCGTGACCCCGGGGAAGACCCACACGATCGAAGACTTCCGGGCCAGGGTCCACCCTGACGACCGCGACATGGTCCGCAGCGCGATCGGCAACGCGCTGGAGCACGACTCGCCCTCCGAGCTCGAATATCGCGCGGTGCGGCCGGACGGAAAAATCGTCTGGCTGTTCATCAACGCGAAAGTGATTCGCTCCGATGGCCGCCCGGTGAGAATGGTCGGTTCCACCCTGGACATCACCGAACGCAAGCGCGTCGAGATTGCCCTTCGCGAGAGCGAGCAACGCTTCGTCAAAGCTTTCAGCGCCAGTCCGCTCTGTCTGACGATATCGTCCCTTGCTACCGGCAAATTGCTGGAGGTGAACGAAGCATTCGTTGCGGTCACCGGTTACTCGCGCGACGAAGCGATCGGCAGGACCACCGCCGAGCTGGGCGTATGGGTACAGCCGAACGAACGGGAAGAGGAGCTGACTGCGGTCGAGGCTGCAGGATCGCTTCGCAACCGCGAGTATCGCTTTCGCATGCGCAACGGCCAGGAGATCACCGGGCTGCTCTCTGCCGAGGTGATCGACGTGGCCGGCGAGCGGTGCGCCTTGACGGTCATCCAGGACATCACCGACCGCACGAAATACGAGGAGGCATTGCGCGTGGCGGATCGTCGCAAGGACGAGTTCATCGCCACCCTCGCTCACGAGCTGCGCAATCCGCTGGCACCGATCCGCAACGGCATCGAACTTCTCAAGCGCGCGGCCGACGACCCTGTCCGCAATGCCGAGGTACTGGCGATGATGGACCGGCAGCTCGCACAGATGGTGCGCCTCGTCGACGACCTGCTCGACGTCAGCCGCATCAGCCGCGGCAAGTTCGAGCTGCGCACCGAACCGATCGAGCTGTCGAAGGCCGTTCGCAACGCCGTCGAAAGCTGCCGTCCGACCATGGACAGTGCCGGTCACCACTTCGTCGTCAGTGATCCCGACGAGACGATCCTGGTGCAGGCGGATCTTGCACGCCTGTCGCAGGTCATTGCGAATCTTCTCGACAATGCGGCCAAATACTCACCGCGCGGCAGCACGATCCGCCTCAGCGTCGAGTCCGGTCCGGGCGAGGCCGTGGTGCGGGTTCGCGACAACGGCATCGGCATTCCCACGTCGATGCTGCCGCAGGTCTTCGAGATGTTCACGCGCGCCGACACGTCGCTGGAGAAGCCGCAGTCGGGTCTCGGCATCGGCCTGACCATCGTCAAGCGGCTGGTGGAAATGCACGGCGGAAGCATCGAGGCGCACAGTGAAGGCGAAGGCAAGGGCAGCGAGTTTGTCGTGCGGTTGCCACGTCTCGGCTCGTCGCCGGCCCAGGAAGACTCTGCGTTCGACGCGACGCCCGATGTGACACACTGCCGGGTGCTGGTCGTGGACGACAATCGCGATTCAGCAGAGAGCATGGCGATGGTGCTCGGCGCCATGGGACACGAGACGCGCATCGCCTACGATGGTCGCCAGGCACTCGCGTCCGCGGAATCCTTCCAGCCCGACATGATCCTGCTCGACATCGGCATGCCGGTCATGAACGGCTACGAAGCCTGCCGCCGCATCCGCGAGCTGCCGTGGGGACGCAACGTGATGGTAGTGGCGATGACGGGATGGGGACACCTGCAAGATCGCGAGCGCTCGCGCAACGCCGGGTTCGACCATCACCTGACCAAGCCCGTCGACGTCGCGTCGCTGCAGCAGCTGCTCGCGGACCGGACGGGTTCCGGCTCCGGTGCGGGCGCACCTTCGTCGGCGTAA
- the mgtE gene encoding magnesium transporter, with amino-acid sequence MSNQQELIDALRSSLEHEPPDFPSELLEQRDADLADLLNHMSTAEAAHALGHLPLNKAVQVLDQPDLRRRGTIVEQLDPAKAAQILEALSSDERAYVLRRMSPHERHRMLPNLSAAVRAEVEVLLKYPPKSAGGIMTTEFVRLEPAMTVSQAIDCIRTEAAEKESIYACYVLEPGSDRLLGAVSLKDLIMAGPATAVTDVMRRRPISVGVHEPQERVAQKISKYNLLAVPVLEKEGRVVGFVTVDDVIDVMVEEETENALRMGGVEPGALDQPYMTTSFATMVKKRATWLVVLFIGEMLTATAMGHFEGEISKAVVLALFVPLIISSGGNSGSQASTIIIRAMALGEFRLGDWWKIASREVLSGLALGAILGSIGFVRIALWSAFSDIYGPHWVLVALTVAFSLVGVVLWGTISGSMLPLILRRLGADPATSSAPFVATLVDVTGLVIYFSVAMVVMHGTIL; translated from the coding sequence ATGTCGAACCAACAGGAACTGATCGACGCGCTGCGGTCTTCGCTCGAGCACGAGCCGCCGGACTTTCCGAGCGAGTTGCTGGAGCAGCGGGACGCTGACCTCGCAGACCTTCTGAACCACATGTCGACGGCCGAGGCAGCTCACGCCCTCGGGCACCTGCCGCTGAACAAAGCGGTCCAGGTGCTCGACCAGCCCGACCTGCGGCGCCGCGGCACGATCGTCGAACAACTCGATCCCGCGAAGGCCGCGCAGATCCTCGAAGCGCTATCGTCAGACGAGCGGGCGTACGTGCTTCGGCGGATGAGCCCGCACGAGCGACACCGCATGTTGCCGAACCTCAGCGCCGCCGTCCGCGCGGAGGTCGAGGTGCTGCTCAAATATCCGCCGAAATCGGCCGGCGGGATCATGACGACGGAGTTCGTCAGGCTCGAGCCGGCCATGACGGTGTCGCAGGCGATCGACTGCATCCGTACGGAAGCTGCCGAGAAGGAATCGATCTATGCGTGCTATGTCCTCGAGCCGGGGTCAGACCGTCTCCTGGGAGCGGTTTCGTTAAAGGATCTCATCATGGCCGGTCCGGCCACGGCGGTGACGGACGTCATGCGGCGACGACCGATCAGCGTGGGCGTCCACGAGCCGCAGGAGCGAGTCGCGCAGAAGATCAGCAAGTACAACCTGCTCGCCGTGCCCGTGCTCGAGAAGGAGGGGAGGGTCGTGGGGTTTGTGACCGTCGACGACGTGATCGACGTGATGGTCGAGGAAGAGACCGAGAACGCCCTGCGAATGGGCGGCGTCGAACCGGGCGCCCTCGACCAGCCGTACATGACGACTTCGTTTGCGACGATGGTGAAGAAGCGCGCGACGTGGCTGGTCGTCCTGTTCATCGGCGAGATGCTCACCGCCACGGCGATGGGTCATTTCGAAGGCGAGATCTCGAAAGCGGTCGTGCTGGCGCTGTTCGTGCCGCTGATCATCTCGAGCGGCGGAAACTCGGGCTCCCAGGCCTCTACGATCATCATCCGTGCAATGGCACTCGGGGAATTCCGGCTGGGAGACTGGTGGAAGATCGCAAGCCGCGAAGTCCTGTCGGGACTCGCGCTCGGCGCGATCCTCGGCTCGATCGGTTTCGTGCGTATCGCGTTGTGGAGCGCGTTCTCGGACATCTACGGTCCCCACTGGGTCCTGGTGGCGCTCACGGTTGCATTCTCCCTGGTCGGCGTCGTGCTGTGGGGAACCATCTCGGGATCGATGCTCCCGCTGATCCTGCGACGCCTCGGTGCCGACCCCGCCACTTCCTCCGCTCCTTTTGTCGCGACGCTCGTGGATGTGACCGGGCTGGTAATCTATTTCTCGGTCGCCATGGTGGTCATGCACGGAACGATTCTCTAG
- a CDS encoding L,D-transpeptidase produces the protein MRRLALATASLNFLLFSGLISVPPAGAAHTKGREVAPLAPEFKPGDYVWKPEASPAGPVVVIVSIPEQTMFVYRNGVRIGRSTVSTGAKGHATPTGVFTILQKKVDHESSIYKGSKMPHMQRLTWGGIAMHAGQLPGYPASHGCVRLPVDFAAKLYKVTTMGTTVIVTDQRNAPGRTADPGLLLSGKTGEAPGAPLPVQGFEWQPEKSPNGAVSIIFSMADMVAYVYRNGVQIGRASFGLDEQRRVHGSHVYSALAAANVDGPREWLSTTSIGGGTAPDVKTLAAATTTISAEFVRNVRAIVEPGTSLILTDLPVSPQTHSEKGFEIMTTDPE, from the coding sequence ATGAGACGACTCGCCCTCGCCACCGCGTCGCTGAACTTTCTCCTTTTCTCCGGTTTGATATCGGTCCCGCCGGCCGGCGCGGCCCATACCAAGGGTCGTGAGGTCGCGCCGCTCGCACCGGAATTCAAACCGGGTGACTACGTCTGGAAACCGGAGGCCTCGCCCGCCGGACCGGTCGTCGTCATCGTCAGCATCCCCGAACAGACGATGTTCGTTTATCGCAACGGCGTGCGAATCGGTCGATCCACCGTCAGCACCGGCGCGAAGGGGCACGCGACGCCGACCGGCGTCTTCACCATCCTTCAAAAGAAAGTGGATCACGAGTCCTCGATCTACAAGGGCTCGAAGATGCCGCACATGCAGCGACTGACGTGGGGCGGCATCGCGATGCACGCCGGTCAGCTCCCCGGCTATCCGGCGTCCCACGGGTGCGTGAGACTGCCCGTGGATTTCGCTGCCAAGCTCTACAAGGTGACGACCATGGGCACGACCGTCATCGTGACGGATCAGCGCAACGCGCCTGGCCGGACCGCCGACCCCGGCCTGCTGCTCAGCGGCAAGACCGGAGAAGCACCCGGGGCACCATTGCCCGTCCAGGGCTTCGAATGGCAGCCGGAGAAATCTCCGAACGGCGCCGTGTCGATCATTTTCAGCATGGCGGACATGGTCGCCTACGTGTATCGCAATGGCGTGCAGATCGGGCGCGCGAGCTTCGGCCTCGACGAGCAGAGGCGTGTGCACGGAAGTCACGTCTACTCCGCGCTCGCAGCGGCGAATGTGGATGGTCCTCGTGAGTGGCTCTCCACTACGAGCATCGGCGGCGGTACGGCGCCGGACGTAAAGACCCTCGCTGCCGCTACGACAACGATCTCCGCAGAGTTCGTCAGGAACGTGCGCGCGATCGTGGAACCGGGGACGTCGCTGATTCTTACCGACCTGCCGGTGTCGCCCCAGACTCACAGCGAAAAAGGCTTCGAGATCATGACCACGGATCCGGAGTAG
- a CDS encoding cytochrome P450, which yields MIASDALRRGLASMRRPSWLTKASLLITGTAQDPVAFVAKLRDEDPVFWIPYYEAWLVTRHDDVRALFADARVTTDARAYERHIPSGIAGAARWLGAMPFRSMQSDPQSVPRRLAMGVLTPRAVERTEERIREVVEQCAAPLRSRSDVVDLMTEFTTPISTMAIGRILGVPPKGADEIRFRQLAVKATRGIRPFLSDEKRLKSERSAVEMCEYVSELVRERRREPADDMISDLLGASRATSSDEIDDVVRIVAALVSAGTGTVGTACARALRTLLLHPAQLCQLRSDRSLLPNAVDELLRYDSGLAVVPRYALEDFELRGRAIKKGQLVAPCILAANRDPDVFTDPDRLDLGRDCRQALSFGYGPHYCTGTGIARIEMRLMLDAALDFLPPRARLLTDQIRWSARGMMAQIRSLPVDFGA from the coding sequence TTGATCGCCTCTGACGCCCTAAGAAGGGGGCTCGCGTCGATGCGCCGACCTTCCTGGCTGACGAAGGCGTCGCTTCTCATCACGGGGACCGCGCAAGACCCGGTGGCGTTCGTGGCCAAGCTCCGCGACGAGGACCCCGTCTTCTGGATCCCGTACTACGAAGCGTGGCTCGTGACCCGGCACGATGACGTGCGGGCATTGTTCGCGGACGCGCGGGTGACAACCGATGCCCGCGCATATGAGCGCCACATCCCGTCGGGCATCGCTGGCGCCGCGCGCTGGCTCGGTGCGATGCCGTTTCGCTCGATGCAATCGGACCCCCAGTCGGTGCCGCGTCGCCTGGCGATGGGCGTGCTGACACCGCGCGCCGTCGAGAGAACAGAGGAACGCATCCGTGAGGTGGTCGAACAGTGTGCCGCGCCGCTGCGGTCGCGCTCCGACGTGGTCGACCTGATGACGGAGTTCACAACCCCGATTTCCACGATGGCCATCGGCCGCATCCTCGGGGTGCCGCCGAAGGGTGCCGACGAGATTCGCTTTCGTCAGCTGGCCGTCAAAGCCACGCGCGGCATTCGGCCCTTCCTCAGCGACGAGAAGCGGCTCAAGTCCGAGCGCTCCGCGGTGGAGATGTGCGAGTACGTGTCCGAGCTTGTCCGGGAACGTCGACGCGAGCCTGCCGACGATATGATTTCGGACCTGCTCGGTGCCTCTCGGGCGACCAGCAGCGATGAGATCGATGATGTCGTCCGTATTGTGGCCGCGCTCGTCTCGGCCGGAACGGGAACCGTCGGCACCGCCTGCGCGCGCGCACTGCGCACGCTGCTGCTGCATCCCGCTCAACTCTGCCAACTGCGTAGCGATCGATCACTGCTGCCCAACGCCGTGGACGAATTGCTGCGCTACGACAGCGGGCTGGCCGTGGTGCCCCGCTATGCGCTCGAGGACTTCGAACTTCGCGGACGAGCCATCAAGAAGGGACAGCTGGTGGCACCCTGTATCCTTGCGGCCAATCGCGATCCGGACGTGTTCACGGATCCAGACCGCCTCGACCTCGGCCGTGACTGCAGGCAGGCGCTCAGCTTCGGGTATGGGCCCCACTACTGCACGGGCACCGGCATTGCGCGTATCGAAATGCGGCTGATGCTCGACGCGGCTCTCGATTTCCTGCCACCCCGCGCCCGGCTTCTGACGGACCAGATCCGCTGGAGCGCCAGGGGCATGATGGCTCAGATCAGGAGCCTTCCGGTCGACTTTGGGGCGTGA
- a CDS encoding glutathione S-transferase N-terminal domain-containing protein, which translates to MRLGDPITLQTLALYALAPVTALLGLGVAAALVATALVAAAGLALRQRRVMSPPADSTLELHTITYSHYVEKVRWCLDATGIPYRELPSIGILGLLLTGRTVPMLVVPAARSTICESSQILRYLWGAWSATLPAAGLLAPSPERLALEKHFDEELGINVRLWSYWHLLEQPDLTLLMWGIDEPQIPGWQRGILPYIRFPLATMLRRALGVSGPRAKEGLEATRRVFAEVDAMLSDGRRYLEAGPEKTFVDITFASLAALALFPEGYAGSAASMRRLPLDRLTPAWREEVEALRATAAGRFALRLYAEER; encoded by the coding sequence ATGCGACTCGGCGACCCGATCACGCTCCAGACGCTCGCGCTTTATGCGCTCGCACCCGTCACGGCACTCCTGGGGCTCGGTGTAGCGGCGGCGCTCGTGGCGACGGCACTCGTCGCAGCTGCCGGACTGGCCCTGCGCCAGCGACGGGTGATGTCGCCTCCGGCAGACAGCACTCTCGAGCTGCACACGATCACGTACTCGCACTACGTCGAGAAGGTTCGCTGGTGCCTGGATGCAACGGGAATTCCGTATCGCGAGCTGCCGAGCATCGGCATCCTCGGCCTTTTGCTGACCGGCCGCACAGTGCCGATGCTCGTCGTTCCAGCGGCACGCTCGACGATCTGCGAATCGTCGCAGATCCTGCGCTACCTGTGGGGCGCGTGGTCGGCGACGTTGCCGGCTGCCGGGCTGCTTGCTCCGTCGCCGGAGCGGCTCGCGCTCGAGAAGCACTTCGACGAGGAACTCGGGATCAATGTCCGCCTCTGGTCGTACTGGCATCTACTCGAGCAGCCCGACCTGACGTTGCTGATGTGGGGCATTGACGAGCCGCAGATCCCAGGCTGGCAGCGCGGGATCCTTCCGTACATTCGATTTCCGCTCGCGACGATGCTGCGGCGGGCGCTCGGCGTCAGCGGGCCGCGAGCCAAAGAGGGACTGGAGGCGACCCGGCGCGTGTTCGCCGAAGTGGACGCGATGCTCTCGGACGGTCGCCGCTATCTCGAAGCAGGACCGGAGAAGACCTTCGTCGACATCACGTTCGCAAGCCTGGCAGCGCTTGCGCTGTTCCCGGAAGGCTACGCCGGAAGCGCCGCGAGCATGCGCCGCCTACCGCTGGACCGACTGACGCCGGCGTGGCGCGAGGAAGTCGAGGCGCTGCGAGCGACGGCGGCCGGCAGATTCGCGCTGCGTCTCTACGCCGAGGAGCGCTGA
- a CDS encoding zinc-binding dehydrogenase, whose translation MRAAVFCGKGKIEIREVPRPEPGVGDALVRITLTTICGTDVHILKGEYPVREGLIIGHEPVGVIESLGAGVTGYALGDRVIVGAITPCGQCGACLSGTHSQCGHGGNGYEAIGGWRFGNTINGCQAEYVVVPNAQANLARIPDGLSDEEVLLCPDIMSTGFSAAENGHVRLGDAVAVFAQGPIGLCATAGARLAGASLVIGVDSVPHRLEVARRMGADVVINYKEQDVIGEIKRLTGGGVDVAIEALGTQSTFENALRSVRPGGTVSSLGVYSGHLMVPLDTIAAGLGDHTIVTSLCPGGKERMRRLMNIVAAKRFPFGELVTHPFALADIEAAYDLFAHQRDGVMKVAIRP comes from the coding sequence ATGCGCGCCGCGGTGTTCTGCGGAAAAGGAAAGATCGAGATTCGCGAAGTCCCTCGTCCCGAGCCCGGGGTCGGCGATGCGCTCGTCCGGATCACGCTCACGACGATTTGCGGGACCGACGTTCACATTCTCAAAGGAGAGTATCCTGTCCGTGAGGGTTTGATCATCGGGCACGAGCCGGTGGGCGTGATCGAGTCGCTGGGAGCCGGTGTGACGGGGTATGCGCTGGGAGATCGCGTGATCGTCGGCGCCATCACACCGTGCGGCCAGTGCGGCGCCTGCCTTTCCGGTACGCATTCGCAGTGCGGGCACGGCGGCAACGGCTACGAGGCCATCGGCGGCTGGCGATTCGGCAACACCATCAACGGCTGCCAGGCCGAATACGTCGTCGTGCCCAACGCGCAGGCCAACCTCGCCAGGATCCCGGATGGGCTCTCGGACGAGGAAGTGCTGCTGTGTCCCGACATCATGTCGACCGGATTCTCGGCCGCAGAAAACGGCCACGTGCGCCTCGGCGACGCCGTGGCGGTTTTCGCCCAGGGACCGATCGGCCTGTGCGCGACGGCTGGCGCCCGCCTCGCCGGCGCGTCGCTGGTCATCGGTGTCGACAGCGTGCCCCATCGACTCGAAGTCGCGCGACGCATGGGCGCGGACGTCGTGATCAACTACAAGGAGCAGGACGTGATCGGGGAGATCAAGCGCCTGACAGGCGGCGGCGTGGACGTCGCGATCGAAGCGCTCGGAACCCAATCCACGTTCGAAAATGCGCTGCGCAGCGTCCGTCCCGGCGGGACGGTCTCCAGTCTCGGCGTCTACTCGGGCCACCTCATGGTGCCGCTCGATACGATCGCCGCCGGCCTCGGCGACCACACCATCGTAACGTCGCTCTGCCCGGGCGGCAAAGAGCGTATGCGCCGCCTCATGAACATCGTCGCGGCAAAACGCTTTCCGTTCGGGGAACTGGTCACGCACCCGTTCGCTTTGGCCGACATCGAAGCTGCATACGACCTGTTCGCCCATCAACGCGACGGGGTGATGAAAGTCGCCATTCGCCCGTGA
- a CDS encoding DUF11 domain-containing protein: MTKTIFLALFSLGLLLTSDFALAGGKPGGATCNVSRSCKSLICIRQNPSDKFGTCCTPLSCAALGAQCGSIDNGCGIQIDCGSCDSNSNCVSNQCVAIPTTTTTSTTSTTTSTTTSTTTTTTTTSTTTSTTTTTTSTTTSTNSTTTTTVPAVADLSLSNVPSTSEIFGTNAPVTFNLTLQNAGPDTGTGIAVTDLLPVAFNFDSAIASQGSYNADTGVWSVGTLASGNQATLGIDTHANSCTGSAQPNTAEVTASDQADPDSTPGNGVVGEDDESIASVLFGCD; encoded by the coding sequence ATGACGAAGACAATCTTCCTTGCACTATTCAGCCTCGGCCTTCTGCTGACTTCCGACTTCGCTTTGGCCGGCGGCAAACCCGGCGGGGCAACGTGCAACGTCAGCAGAAGCTGCAAGAGCCTGATCTGCATCCGACAGAACCCGAGCGACAAATTCGGCACCTGCTGCACACCACTGTCGTGTGCCGCGCTCGGTGCCCAGTGCGGCAGCATCGACAATGGCTGCGGCATCCAGATTGACTGCGGATCGTGCGACTCCAACAGCAACTGCGTGAGCAACCAGTGCGTGGCGATTCCGACGACGACCACGACCTCCACGACGTCCACGACGACCTCCACTACCACCTCGACGACCACGACCACGACGACGACGTCCACTACCACTTCCACGACCACGACCACGACCTCCACGACGACGTCGACGAACTCGACGACGACGACGACAGTGCCGGCCGTAGCCGACTTGTCGCTCAGCAACGTCCCTTCGACGAGCGAGATCTTCGGAACCAACGCGCCGGTCACGTTCAACCTGACGCTGCAAAACGCCGGCCCGGACACGGGCACGGGCATCGCGGTCACGGATCTCCTCCCGGTGGCGTTCAATTTCGACTCCGCCATCGCCAGCCAGGGGTCATACAATGCCGATACGGGCGTCTGGTCTGTCGGCACGCTCGCGAGCGGCAACCAGGCGACGCTCGGAATCGATACCCACGCGAACAGCTGTACAGGGAGCGCGCAGCCGAACACCGCCGAGGTTACCGCCTCGGATCAGGCGGATCCCGACTCTACGCCCGGCAATGGCGTGGTCGGCGAGGACGATGAGTCGATAGCGTCGGTCCTGTTCGGCTGCGACTGA
- a CDS encoding sterol desaturase family protein, producing MLGMLLALLASGTRLRVAEAIGLGALERWRPAVPGQRILRRGVALDVAFSYLVPVIIYPAMYGVLLLLRGAQGIRGPLGQLDFAAQVVLAVIVGDVVAYWKHRLLHTRLLWPFHAAHHSSVEVDWWSNERVHPVESAINATTQAVTLVLLGFAPAAIGLAVATRQTYSAFTHANVRLSFGRLGWLFVSPHQHRWHHSDEPAMAARNFANMFAVLDVLGGTWTVPEAQPQSFGIRGRTVAKGFIGQLVAPFMDIVTRRAQSIVPVTPAVPDDAASDLQEAGGLRPAAE from the coding sequence ATGCTGGGGATGCTCCTTGCCCTGCTCGCCTCCGGGACGCGCCTTCGCGTTGCAGAGGCGATCGGGCTGGGCGCGCTGGAAAGGTGGCGTCCGGCAGTGCCCGGCCAGCGAATCCTCCGGCGCGGCGTCGCGCTCGACGTCGCGTTCTCCTATCTCGTTCCCGTGATCATCTATCCCGCAATGTATGGCGTGCTCCTGCTCCTGCGGGGTGCGCAGGGCATCCGCGGGCCGCTCGGGCAGCTCGACTTCGCGGCGCAAGTCGTGCTGGCAGTAATCGTCGGCGACGTTGTCGCGTACTGGAAGCACCGACTGCTGCACACGCGGCTGCTCTGGCCGTTCCACGCCGCACACCACAGCTCGGTCGAGGTGGACTGGTGGTCGAACGAGCGCGTCCATCCGGTCGAGTCGGCGATCAACGCGACCACGCAAGCCGTGACGCTCGTCCTGCTCGGCTTCGCGCCGGCGGCGATAGGTCTGGCCGTTGCGACCCGTCAGACGTACAGCGCTTTCACGCATGCAAACGTGCGTCTTTCGTTCGGGCGGCTCGGCTGGCTCTTCGTGAGCCCCCACCAGCACCGCTGGCATCACTCCGACGAACCCGCGATGGCGGCCCGCAACTTCGCCAACATGTTTGCCGTGCTCGACGTGCTGGGTGGGACGTGGACGGTACCGGAGGCGCAGCCGCAGTCGTTCGGCATCCGGGGCCGGACAGTAGCGAAGGGATTCATCGGTCAACTGGTCGCGCCGTTCATGGATATCGTGACACGACGCGCGCAGAGCATCGTGCCGGTGACCCCCGCGGTGCCTGACGACGCAGCCAGCGATCTCCAGGAAGCCGGGGGGCTCCGTCCGGCTGCCGAATGA
- a CDS encoding DUF899 family protein: protein MSELRYPNESREYRDARDSLLKDEEELVARIKAVAAKRRSLPLGGELKEDYVFRRASEGHVGASVRFSELFEDKSSLLLYSFMYGPNWDNPCPSCTSLMDGFDRSSYQVTRNAAFVALAKAPAEKIHSWAKQRGWSQISLISGAESSFQADYKCQGAGDDMQLPVMLCFRKKDGKIYHFWSTELPHNHVDTVWPYWNLMDFTPEGRPDIVTPPQKFRSEFLEKNYLNKK from the coding sequence ATGAGTGAGCTTCGGTATCCGAACGAGAGCAGAGAGTATCGGGACGCTCGCGACAGCCTGCTGAAGGATGAGGAAGAGCTCGTCGCCAGGATCAAGGCCGTCGCGGCAAAACGCCGCTCGCTTCCGCTCGGCGGCGAGTTGAAGGAGGACTACGTCTTCCGGCGGGCCAGCGAAGGCCACGTCGGCGCGAGCGTAAGATTCTCCGAGCTGTTCGAAGACAAGAGCTCGCTGCTCCTCTACTCGTTCATGTACGGTCCGAACTGGGACAACCCCTGCCCTTCGTGCACTTCCTTGATGGACGGGTTCGATCGCAGCTCGTACCAGGTCACTCGCAATGCCGCGTTCGTGGCACTGGCCAAGGCCCCTGCCGAGAAGATCCACTCCTGGGCGAAACAGCGCGGCTGGTCGCAGATCTCGCTGATCTCCGGCGCGGAGAGCTCGTTCCAGGCCGACTACAAGTGCCAGGGAGCCGGCGACGACATGCAACTGCCGGTGATGCTCTGCTTCCGGAAGAAGGACGGGAAGATCTATCACTTCTGGTCGACGGAGCTGCCGCACAACCACGTCGATACCGTGTGGCCGTACTGGAACCTGATGGACTTTACGCCGGAGGGACGGCCCGACATCGTGACTCCGCCCCAGAAGTTCCGGTCGGAGTTTCTCGAGAAGAACTATTTGAACAAGAAGTGA